CGCCGAACGCCTCACGGCCTCGGCTTTGTCGTCGCGGGTCTTCACCTCGCCGATGAGATGCCGGTTGGTGAGAAAGTTCCGGATGTGGCGACGCCCCAGGACCCCACCCTGCGGGGCTCTCAGCCCCTTCCCCCACTCTACGCGGCCCGGATCGCCGAGCCGGTCGTCTATGCCAGTGGTGCCGACCGCGGCGGCGGAGTTGCTGCGCATGGACGACATCCCCGCGAGCGTGCGGACGCTGAACCTGGGCGGCGAGCCGCTGCCCAACGGCCTGGCTCAGGCGCTCTACGGCCTGGGCACCTTCGAGAAGGTTGGCAACCCCGTAGTGGCGGCGGGCGCGGTGGCGAACACGCAGGCGCTGGAGCCGGTGCCCCTGGGCGCGGCCCGCGATGCGTGCTTTCGCCGGTGCGACGGGGGTCCCTTTAATTTACGGCCGCTGTCGAAACAGGCGAGCCCCGGCCGAATCGGATCCGCCGGGGCTCGTTCTCACCAGATGCATACTTCCAACTCGACCCGGGTCTTCGCGGGCGCCGACGCCACCCGGGCTCCCTTCTTCCCGTCCGCTCCGGCGAACTTGGTGAGGTCGGAGCGCGCCGGTCAGCCCTGGCTCCAGCCGGAGTCGTGGGGCTCGGCCATTCCCACCACCACCCTGCGCTCCCCGGTAAAGGGGGAGCGCGCGTGCGCCATCAGCATGTTGTCCAGCAGCAGCACGTCGCCCTTCTCCCAGGGGAAGACTAGTGCCTCGGCGTCGTAGGCCGCGCGGATGGCGGCGAACACCTCGGGGGCGATCGGCGAGCCGTCGCCGTAGTAGGTGTTGCGGGGGAGGTTCTCCTCCCCGAACTCCTCCACCATGACCTCCACCATCTCCGGGTCGAGGTTGGAGACGTGGAACAGGTGCGCCTGGTTCATCCACACCTTCTCGCCGGTGGTGGGGTGCGCGGCCACCCCCTGACATACCTGGCGGGTGCGCAGGTGGTCGTCATCGACCCACTCGGCTTCGATCCCCGCCGCGCGGCAGAACTCGTCCACCTCCTCGCGCGTCTCGGCCTGGAAGACGCTCTGCCAAGGGAGATCCATCCACGGGGTGTAGTTGCGCACGTACATCACGCCCAGCCGCTCGAAGCGGTCCCGGATCTCCGCCGGGATCCGGTCGTACACGCGGCGGCTGTCGGCGATGGGGGTCTCCCCGCCGGTCTCCGCCACGATCAGCGAGAGGAAGCCGATCTTCATCGGCCAGGTGCTGGTGTAGGACATCTCCGTGTGGAACGGGATGCGCTGGTCCGCGGGGTATTCGGTGGAGGTGAAGACATTGCCCTTCACCTGGGTCCGTGGCGAGGAGCGATAGGTGTAGGGGAGGAGCTCGCCGGACGCGGAGAGCATGAAGCGCTGGAACTCGTCCACGTCTTCCACGCCGAAGCCGCGGAGGAGGATGGCGCCGGCCTGGTGTATCATGCGCTCCAGCCAGGGGCGGTTCTCGCCGGCCCAGTCGGCCAGCACCAGCCCCTGCTCCGCGGGGCGCACCACCACGGGGGCGGCGGGAAAGCCGTTCAGCCGGCCGGTCTGCACGCGGCCGTCGTGCTCCGGCGCGATCCCGGGGACCTGCTCCACTTCGTTGGCAACGCTCATTGGTCGCTCCTCGCGAGGGGATGGTGTAGGTGCGGGCCGAAAAGTTGAACGGGTAGGCGGCGGCATCGCATCTCCTGCAGCGGCGCGGCCGTCGCAGGATCAACCGGACTCCTGCGAGCTTCCATTTCTGCCCAAAGGCCGGTCGGATCAGGTCCCTGCGCAGCATCCCCACGGGTTGCAGTATAGGCGTCCGCGCCGAAGGAATGCAAGGGTTGGCCTGTTTTACCGGTCTTCCTCAACATCCGGTACGTCTGGAACTCCGAGCTCGTGGGGCAACTTCCGGTCGCCGCCCAGACCGGGTACGGCTCATCGTGGAAATACCGAGCGAAGCGGCACACGGGCTTGTGCGAAACGGGGCCCGAAGCGTTTTCGCTGTTCGGCAGAGATCGCACGCATAGTATGTGACGATAGCTGGAGCGAGCGGCTGCGCGCGTGCCGTCCGGGAGAGCAGCGGCAGCAAACGCCTCGCTGGTCGAGAAGGGGTCGCTTCCGCGAGGTGGACGCCGCGGGGTGGGAGGAGGAGGCGCTGCGGGAGCGGCTGGCGTCCGACGCGCACCGGCGCTTCGACCATGAGGCCACCCCGCTCTTCCGCGCCGACCTCTTCCGCCGCGGGGCCCCCGGCGACGTGCTCCTCCTGACGATCCACCACGCGGTGGTGGACTTCTGGTCGAACGTGATCCTGCTGGGGGACCTCACCGCGCTCTACGAGGCGGAACTGCATCACGCTCCGGCCGACCTCCCCCCCACCGGCGGAGCTACGCCGAGCGGCTCGCCCCGCTCCGCGATCCAGTCCGGGGCGCTCCCGCGCGGGAGCTGTTCGTTTCAACCGCCCGCACCGGCTGGAGCAGGCGGGAATCGCCGGGGTGATGGTGGGGGAGCCCGGGGCCCGCTCCCATCCACGAGCGCACCACCCCCTGCAACCTGTGCCTGTGGGCCGGGGAGACGGGCGGGGCGCTGTCGCTGCGGCTCCAGTACGCCGCCGACCTCCTCGAGCCGACACCGCCGCGCGGCTGGCGTCCGCGCCCGCCAGGCCGGCCTCCCCGTGGACCCGCGGCAGCTCTTCCGGCACCCGACCGTGGCCCGGCTGGCCGCGGAGCTCGGCGACCTCCCCCATGGAGCTCCCGGCGGTCGGCTCGGCGGCACCGGGACGAGATGTGGGTCGTAGCAAAAATTGTCTTGACATGTGCGGAAAGTGGGCTTATGCTGTCTCAGGTCCCGACCGGCTGAGGTCGGGTACGTGGAAGGGAGAAATTAGTACACGCCAACATCCGCTGGTTTCGGGGCGGCCCGTGGGTCCCCCGTGGTTCTTCCCGTGAACCCGTGCTCCCTATGAGCGGTCCGCAGCCGGAGGATGTGTATCCGCTTACCCCCATGCAGGAGGGGATGCTCTTCCACACCCTCCTCGCGCCCGGGTCGGACCTCTACCTGGTCCAGTACGCGCTCACCCTGCGGGGGAGAGTGGACGCGCCCGCCCTGCGGCGCGCCTGGGAGCACGTGGTCGAACGCCACCCGGTGCTGCGGACCGGGTTCGAATGGGGGCAGGGGAAGCGGCCGCGGCAGGTGGTGCACCGCTCGGTGCCGCTCCCCTGGGAGGAGATTGACCTGCGGGGGCTCCCGGCCGGCGAGCAGCAGGAGCGGCTCGCGGCGCTCCTGCGCTCGGACCGCGCGCGCGCCTTCGATCCGTCCCGCGCGCCGCTCCTGCGGGTCGCGCTCGCCAGGCTGGGGGAGGACACCTTCCGGCTCGTCTGGACCCACCACCACCTGCTGCTGGACGGCTGGTCCGCCCCCCCGGTGCTCGGCGAGGTGCTCGCCTGCCACGAGGCCGGGCTGCGGGGCGAGCTCCCCGCGCTCCCCGCCAGGCGGCCCTTCCGCCACTTCGTGGACTGGCTGGAGGCGCAGGACCCGGACCGGGCACAGGCGTTCTGGCGGGCGGAGCTGGCGGGGTTCGGCACCCCCACCCCGGTCCTGCCGGAGCGGGCCACTGGCGAGGAGGGGACGGGAACGGCCGAGCTGCGCCTGCCGGCGGTGCTCACCGCGGGGCTGCGCTCGCTGGGGCGGAGGCACGGGCTGACGCTGGGCACCCTGACGCAGGGCGCCTGGGCGCTCCTCCTTTCCTGCTACGCGGGGGAGGACGACGTGGTCTTCGGGACTGCGGTGTCCGGCCGTCCGGCGGAGCTGGAGGGGGTAGAGGAGATGGTGGGGATGTTCGTCAACACCATCGCGGTGCGCGCCAGGCTGTCCCCGGGCCTCCCGGTTGCCGAGTGGCTGGGGGAGCTCCAGTCCCGTGTCGCAGCGGCCCGGGAGCACGAGCACGCCCCCCTGGCGGAGGTGCAGCGGTGGAGCGACGTGCCCCCGGGGGAGCCGCTCTTCCGCAGCCTGCTGGCCTTCGAGAACTACCTGGTGGAGGACGTGCTCGGCGCGGGGGGGGCGGGGCTCGCGGTGGAGGTCGACGAGCTCGCGTCGCGGACCAGCTTCCCGCTCACGCTGACGGTGACGCCGGGGGCCCGGATGCAGGTGCGGGCGCGCTACGACCGGAGCCGCCTGGACGGGGACGCGGTCGGGCGGATGCTGGGCCACCTCGCCACGCTCCTGGGCGGGATCGCCCGCGCGCCCGAAGCGGCGCTGGCGGAGGTGCCGCTCCTGGCGGACGAGGAGCGCCGGCAGCTGCTCGTGGAGTGGAACCGCACCGGGGCCGACCATCCGCGGGACCTGTGCATCCACGAGCTGTTCGCCCTGCAGGCGGCGCGCACCCCCACCGCCCTGGCGGTCGTGTACGGGGAGGAGCGGCTGACCTACGCGGAGCTGCACGAGCGGGCGTGCCGTCTCGCCCGCGGGCTGCGGCGGCGCGGGGTGGGGCCGGAGGTCCGCGTGGGGATCTGCATGGAGCGGAGCACGGA
The Longimicrobiaceae bacterium DNA segment above includes these coding regions:
- a CDS encoding TauD/TfdA family dioxygenase codes for the protein MSVANEVEQVPGIAPEHDGRVQTGRLNGFPAAPVVVRPAEQGLVLADWAGENRPWLERMIHQAGAILLRGFGVEDVDEFQRFMLSASGELLPYTYRSSPRTQVKGNVFTSTEYPADQRIPFHTEMSYTSTWPMKIGFLSLIVAETGGETPIADSRRVYDRIPAEIRDRFERLGVMYVRNYTPWMDLPWQSVFQAETREEVDEFCRAAGIEAEWVDDDHLRTRQVCQGVAAHPTTGEKVWMNQAHLFHVSNLDPEMVEVMVEEFGEENLPRNTYYGDGSPIAPEVFAAIRAAYDAEALVFPWEKGDVLLLDNMLMAHARSPFTGERRVVVGMAEPHDSGWSQG
- a CDS encoding amino acid adenylation domain-containing protein; the encoded protein is MYPLTPMQEGMLFHTLLAPGSDLYLVQYALTLRGRVDAPALRRAWEHVVERHPVLRTGFEWGQGKRPRQVVHRSVPLPWEEIDLRGLPAGEQQERLAALLRSDRARAFDPSRAPLLRVALARLGEDTFRLVWTHHHLLLDGWSAPPVLGEVLACHEAGLRGELPALPARRPFRHFVDWLEAQDPDRAQAFWRAELAGFGTPTPVLPERATGEEGTGTAELRLPAVLTAGLRSLGRRHGLTLGTLTQGAWALLLSCYAGEDDVVFGTAVSGRPAELEGVEEMVGMFVNTIAVRARLSPGLPVAEWLGELQSRVAAAREHEHAPLAEVQRWSDVPPGEPLFRSLLAFENYLVEDVLGAGGAGLAVEVDELASRTSFPLTLTVTPGARMQVRARYDRSRLDGDAVGRMLGHLATLLGGIARAPEAALAEVPLLADEERRQLLVEWNRTGADHPRDLCIHELFALQAARTPTALAVVYGEERLTYAELHERACRLARGLRRRGVGPEVRVGICMERSTELVVAILGVLAAGGAYVPLDPAHPPDRLALMLADSAAAVLLTQERLLPRLPPSAAETVCVDSAAAGRAAREDSAEVRSGADPDNLAYVIYTSGSTGTPKGVLVEHRSVVNLGVLLQRAVYDRFEGESPPSVSMNGPFTFDTSVKQLVRLLAGSTLHIVPEEVRYDGSAFASYLREQEVEVLDCTPAQLRLLLDAGLLDAPAGPPSVFLVAGEAIDETTWRRLGSAEGRSFHNLYGPTECTVDAALCAVCGASPTPVIGRPGANVRLYVVDPWLRPAPPGVPGELYIGGAGVARGYLGRPGLTAERFLPDPFGEEPGARLYRSGDRVRWLASGELEYLGRMDHQVKIRGFRIEPGEVEAALARAPGVREAAVVAREDEPGERRLVGYVA